The following coding sequences are from one Lycium ferocissimum isolate CSIRO_LF1 chromosome 3, AGI_CSIRO_Lferr_CH_V1, whole genome shotgun sequence window:
- the LOC132049681 gene encoding protein ALUMINUM SENSITIVE 3 yields MEWNWLKDFLKGMIKPVAALAVVFMAVGLSYVQKLGLEGEMIYSVFRAFVQLSIIGFVLQFIFSQKNAAWIILAYLFMVTIAGYTAGQRAKHVPRGKYIAGVSILAGTAVTMFLLVILNVFPFTPRYIIPVAGMMVGNAMTVTGVTMKKLRDDIKIQMALVETALALGATPRQATLQQVKRSLVIALSPVLDNAKTVGLISLPGAMTGLIMGGASPLEAIQLQIVVMNMLIGASTVSSIFSTYLSWPSFFTKAYQLETKVFSSE; encoded by the exons ATGGAGTGGAACTGGCTGAAAGATTTCTTGAAGGGGATGATTAAGCCAGTGGCAGCACTTGCAGTGGTGTTTATGGCAGTGGGATTATCTTATGTGCAGAAATTAGGACTTGAAGGAGAAATGATTTACTCAGTATTCAGAGCATTTGTTCAACTAAGCATCATTGGTTTTGTTCTTCAGTTCATTTTCAGTCAGAAAAATGCTGCTTGGATCATTCTTGCTTATCTATTCATG GTTACAATTGCTGGTTATACGGCTGGACAACGTGCCAAACATGTACCTAGGGGAAAATACATAGCTGGAGTTTCCATTCTTGCTGGAACTGCTGTTACTATGTTTTTGTTGGTCATTTTGAATGTCTTCCCTTTCACCCCTCGCTACATAATCCCTGTCGCGGGGATGATGGTTGGCAATGCAATGACAGTCACTGGCGTTACCATGAAAAAACTCCGCGATGACATCAAGATACAAATGGCCCTG GTAGAAACAGCATTGGCTCTAGGGGCAACTCCTAGGCAAGCAACACTACAACAAGTGAAAAGATCACTAGTTATTGCTCTGTCTCCTGTGTTAGACAATGCCAAAACAGTTGGTCTTATATCACTTCCAGGTGCAATGACAGGGCTTATTATGGGAGGAGCTTCTCCTCTGGAGGCCATTCAATTGCAGATAGTTGTAATGAACATGCTTATCGGGGCATCAACTGTCAGTAGCATCTTCTCGACATACCTCTCGTGGCCTTCATTCTTCACAAAAGCTTACCAGTTAGAAACCAAAGTTTTCTCCTCAGAGTGA
- the LOC132049682 gene encoding protein MODIFIER OF SNC1 11-like isoform X2: protein MATTTAQQNPENPIKTLDQPPSDPNPTAETASPPNSAPESPTSAGDKEEIKAATGDDDSCQVNDSNMQKKMKRAERFGMPVKLSEEEKRNSRAERFGTGSPVQGSDASKKAEEHKKQARAERFGLVKSDTTDEEVKKKARLTRFAPPPAKTDPVEEDKRKARALRFSQPQTNGKGNVEQEAVAVDKAGGEPE, encoded by the exons ATGGCCACAACAACAGCACAACAGAATCCCGAAAACCCTATCAAAACCCTAGATCAGCCACCGTCAGATCCCAATCCAACGGCTGAAACCGCATCTCCTCCTAATTCCGCACCGGAATCGCCGACATCTGCCGGTGACAAAGAGGAAATCAAGGCGGCGACTGGAGATGATGACAGCTGTCAGGTTAATGATAGTAATATGCAGAAGAAAATGAAGCGAGCTGAGCGGTTTGGAATGCCTGTCAAGTTATCTGAAGAAGAAAAGCGAAATTCCAGAGCTGAGAG GTTTGGCACTGGGTCCCCAGTTCAAGGGTCAGATGCTTCAAAGAAAGCTGAGGAGCATAAGAAGCAGGCTAGGGCCGAGAG GTTTGGGCTTGTGAAATCTGATACAACTGATGAGGAAGTTAAGAAGAAGGCTAGGTTGACAAGGTTTGCACCACCACCAGCAAAGACTGATCCAGTGGAGGAAGATAAAAGGAAAGCTAGGGCTCTCAGGtt TTCACAACCACAAACAAATGGCAAAGGAAATGTTGAGCAG GAAGCTGTTGCTGTGGACAAGGCTGGAGGAGAACCTGAATAA
- the LOC132049682 gene encoding protein MODIFIER OF SNC1 11-like isoform X1: MATTTAQQNPENPIKTLDQPPSDPNPTAETASPPNSAPESPTSAGDKEEIKAATGDDDSCQVNDSNMQKKMKRAERFGMPVKLSEEEKRNSRAERFGTGSPVQGSDASKKAEEHKKQARAERFGLVKSDTTDEEVKKKARLTRFAPPPAKTDPVEEDKRKARALRFSQPQPGSQPQTNGKGNVEQEAVAVDKAGGEPE, translated from the exons ATGGCCACAACAACAGCACAACAGAATCCCGAAAACCCTATCAAAACCCTAGATCAGCCACCGTCAGATCCCAATCCAACGGCTGAAACCGCATCTCCTCCTAATTCCGCACCGGAATCGCCGACATCTGCCGGTGACAAAGAGGAAATCAAGGCGGCGACTGGAGATGATGACAGCTGTCAGGTTAATGATAGTAATATGCAGAAGAAAATGAAGCGAGCTGAGCGGTTTGGAATGCCTGTCAAGTTATCTGAAGAAGAAAAGCGAAATTCCAGAGCTGAGAG GTTTGGCACTGGGTCCCCAGTTCAAGGGTCAGATGCTTCAAAGAAAGCTGAGGAGCATAAGAAGCAGGCTAGGGCCGAGAG GTTTGGGCTTGTGAAATCTGATACAACTGATGAGGAAGTTAAGAAGAAGGCTAGGTTGACAAGGTTTGCACCACCACCAGCAAAGACTGATCCAGTGGAGGAAGATAAAAGGAAAGCTAGGGCTCTCAG GTTTTCACAACCCCAGCCTGGTTCACAACCACAAACAAATGGCAAAGGAAATGTTGAGCAG GAAGCTGTTGCTGTGGACAAGGCTGGAGGAGAACCTGAATAA